TTGCTCGGCTTTGTCACGTTTACTCCCCGTCATCGCGCGCCACGGTGGCATCGCGGCCGCCGGGTCTTCCGGCTTAGCCTACTCAGGCGCGGCTGCAGTCTCAACCCGCTGTGATCAGCTTTGTTCCCTTTCCGCAAGTCGGCGAATCGTCGCGGCCATCGCTTCGGCAGACAGATTCGCGGCAATTGCACTGCAAGCAGCGGGCGCCCGCCACTGGTCCATCACAGCCGGACTGATCGCCGCGATCCATGCCTCGGCGCGGAAATGCCGGAACGCCGCCGACAGCAGCCGGGCAGAGCGCGGAGAGAACAGCGGCACGATCACCGGACCGGGCTCGGCCAGCAATGTCCGGGCCGCGTCGTTCAGGGGTTGGGCGATCTGGTCATAGACCACCACCCCCTCGACCGGCAATTCGCGCGCGAGGTGACGGCCATGCGGATGGAGCAGCGGAACCTCTGCCGCCTC
This region of Paracoccus saliphilus genomic DNA includes:
- a CDS encoding uroporphyrinogen-III synthase, with amino-acid sequence MPAKPQPRLLLTRPEADSRRFAAMLPEWEAVISPILRIEPVAHDTARLHAARGLVFTSAHAVPAAGAGRGRLAFCVGRRTAESAREAGFDIREGNGFAEGLLPLIEAAEVPLLHPHGRHLARELPVEGVVVYDQIAQPLNDAARTLLAEPGPVIVPLFSPRSARLLSAAFRHFRAEAWIAAISPAVMDQWRAPAACSAIAANLSAEAMAATIRRLAEREQS